The proteins below come from a single Leptospira ellinghausenii genomic window:
- a CDS encoding L,D-transpeptidase family protein: MRSEPQSSIHSGLFQSEQILLIVGNPGETQGELHFYGVEEGDWKLLYPVVPVWFGRNGLIPEEQKREGDGFTPYGSFPIRRILGKDKRSIRNLEYTQIRKNDHWSDVTTSKHYNQLIRKKEKGAASLWNSSNYQLFIVIEHNTNPSIPGYGSMIFIHPWEETKPTSGCVGVKLVDLQEIIEQFDGAKNPYILIIPSQKSR, from the coding sequence GTGAGATCAGAACCTCAATCTTCAATCCACTCTGGTCTATTCCAATCAGAACAAATCCTACTCATAGTGGGAAATCCTGGAGAAACCCAAGGAGAACTTCACTTTTACGGTGTAGAAGAGGGAGATTGGAAACTTTTGTATCCTGTGGTACCTGTATGGTTTGGTAGGAATGGACTCATCCCTGAGGAACAAAAACGAGAAGGTGATGGATTCACACCTTACGGAAGTTTTCCGATTCGGAGAATCCTTGGTAAAGACAAAAGATCCATTCGTAATTTAGAATACACTCAAATACGAAAAAATGACCATTGGAGTGATGTTACCACTTCAAAACATTACAACCAATTGATTCGAAAAAAAGAGAAGGGTGCCGCATCCTTGTGGAATTCTTCTAATTACCAACTGTTTATTGTTATTGAACACAATACGAATCCAAGTATCCCTGGTTATGGAAGTATGATTTTTATCCACCCTTGGGAAGAAACCAAACCAACGTCAGGTTGTGTTGGAGTTAAACTTGTTGATTTGCAGGAAATTATAGAACAATTTGATGGTGCTAAAAATCCTTATATACTCATCATTCCATCACAAAAAAGCCGGTAA